From one Rhopalosiphum padi isolate XX-2018 chromosome 2, ASM2088224v1, whole genome shotgun sequence genomic stretch:
- the LOC132919548 gene encoding uncharacterized protein LOC132919548 isoform X2, which yields MYPTPWTTSVPPPTSIKPIVNSYENNMQTYPFFGANTMQNISMNQPLQPNAIDPAMVQKWQEWKRWEVWQQQFQQWQQQTGQISSATTQPVPPPMPPSQSLPPSQPPPIAFQNQHYSYHQPGPPLPLSNQSQQNTINNEVGMKRGLEPEFQSEKKIKIDIGNNKKEIELSDETEALFEEQFKSWEEQFLKWKEQNKNHPDKVQYLEYEKKWINWRDHLKQKCEVLKKKRELKLIEKKKEAIQVEENKLLPQQILGYNPMMSNVSNLTNEPPPGPPPPLHQSHNNLTPPSKSENQIPGLDLASNNENSSKGFLNVSRILPQNQIRPIQTPDDKPFNFPKSIINLSTLNSHPINISHDKMNQPPISMYQNSSNWSKYNNPGTYHNQLPPDVDNSSISSFSQQTDVDSRLPYDGDKPNSNYNSSQNSSSINYRRPLLEGSYNKLSSETSTLCNKLPDDQSYNRNFNSPSSNFHGYNQTKGNVSDFNNFSRLPEKSNTPYQQSKPCLNTTPSKPPSLLSLNLVKPISLDNTGNFLETKNDAPDRYERNWNIADEEDDPENEYMEAHKKFSSEPFDDQHDEDEQFSNKQHRNMYNENHYSREKSDTKHFNNDYLRQSRESQIMRNTENKYILPNSQFSRNINQSYSQEMPTLKNNEDDYFKTQNNTRNTDQRFSTGTSLSNNNVEEYSNKPIIDENNFVSQKGNYELNKSGPPSRENYESSQDRPLSIGNFESSRGGLSSRGNFDSFRGRPSSRGNYDSFRGGPPSRGNYNSSRGVPFSRGNFNSFRDGPLSRGHFGNNTNKPNIEWDDNYTKSEEPIKDLIVPLPTTKQLYEEAQPIDPVKIFDYRHLPTLKVIPGLSMETVVPIRIYDYKHGGKRILPWQDRGYSRRNSNRTRDLIEQEDSIQDHTDDDLNKNKETLVMNPTVSVNDISSDKVESNVDNKKDDEIIEETSITIDTTTILDDEEDKEKELQPNIEIIDICAPSPPKVSKVNEIEKSSNRQLLTIETLLCPPGRLNRPSKIVIILRGLPGSGKSHVAKLIKEKELAMGGQAPRILSLDDYFMTEVTKIEIDPETNKKVERKVMEYEHDSANENLYRTSFIKAFKKKILENYFSFYIIDAINNKVSYYKEIIEISRMNGFTVYIIELESDIDLCIKHNIHNRTAHDINSIMRSWVKTPSDQILLDIRSLLSPSENEMEMEDVSDIEMEVDKGDEAIDDRSSEENRNIEFEEEFFVLFQKKIIEKYLGPDEFKACRWVNKIILTDFRTSPAQ from the exons atgGTGCAAAAATGGCAAGAATGGAAAAGATGGGAGGTATGGCAACAACAATTTCAACAATGGCAACAACag ACTGGACAAATTTCTTCTGCAACCACACAACCAGTGCCTCCTCCAATGCCTCCAAGTCAATCATTACCACCGTCACAACCCCCTCCAATCGCATTTCAAAATCAACACTATTCTTATCATCAACCAGGACCACCCTTACCACTATCTAATCAATCTCAACAA aacacaataaataatgaagTTGGAATGAAACGAGGATTAGAACCTGAATttcaaagtgaaaaaaaaataaaaattgatataggcaacaataaaaaagaaattgaatTAAGTGATGAAACTGAAGCTTTATTTGAGGAACAGTTTAAATCATGGGAAGAACAATTTCTTAAGTGgaaagaacaaaataaaaaccatccagataaa GTTCAGTATTTagagtatgaaaaaaaatggataaattGGCGTGATCATTTAAAACAGAAGTgtgaagtattaaaaaaaaagagggaactaaaattaattgaaaagaag aaAGAAGCTATTCAAGTggaagaaaataaattactaccCCAGCAAATATTAGGTTACAATCCCATGATGTcaaatgtttcaaatttaacTAATGAACCACCTCCAGGACCACCACCTCCATTACATCAatca cataataatttaacaccACCTTCAAAATCTGAAAATCAAATACCTGGATTGGATTTAGCTAGTAATAATGAAAATTCATCAAAGGGATTTCTAAATGTATCAAGAATTCTTCCACAAAATCAAATTAGACCAATTCAAACACCAGATGACAAGCcatttaattttccaaaaagtattataaaccTTTCAACATTAAACTCACATCCAATTAATATATCTCATGACAAAATGAATCAACCACCTATATCTATGTACCAGAATTCTTCTAATTGGTCAAAGTATAATAATCCTGGGACGTATCATAATCAATTACCACCAGATGTTGATAACAGCTCAATATCTAGCTTTAGTCAACAAACTGATGTTGATTCTCGACTACCATATGATGGAGATAAgcctaattcaaattataatagttcACAAAATTCATCTAGTATTAATTATAGAAGACCATTATTGGAAGGATCCTATAATAAACTATCAAGCGAAACTAGTACACTGTGTAATAAGCTCCCTGATGATCAATCATATAACAGAAATTTTAACTCACCATCAAGTAACTTCCACGGTTATAACCAAACAAAGGGAAATGTCTCCGACTTTAACAATTTCAGCAGATTGCCAGAAAAATCTAACACTCCTTATCAACAATCAAAACCATGTTTGAACACAACACCTTCAAAGCCACCTTCTTTGTTGAGCCTGAACTTAGTTAAACCCATTTCATTAG ataacacAGGAAACTTCTTGGAAACCAAGAATGATGCACCAGatag ATATGAAAGAAACTGGAATATTGCTGACGAAGAAGATGATCCAGAAAATGAATATATGGAGGcacataaaaaatttagttcAGAACCATTTGATGATCAACATGATGAAGATGAACAGTTTTCAAATAAACAACAcagaaatatgtataatgaaaatCATTATTCTAGAGAAAAATCagatacaaaacattttaataatgattacttACGTCAATCAAGAGAATCCCAAATCATGagaaatactgaaaataaatatatcctaCCAAATTCCCAATTTTCTAGGAATATTAATCAAAGTTATTCTCAAGAAATgccaacattaaaaaataatgaagatGATTACtttaaaactcaaaataataCAAGAAATACAGATCAAAGATTTTCCACGGGAACATcactttcaaataataatgttgaagAGTATTCAAATAAACCCattattgatgaaaataattttgtttcgcAAAAAGGTAATTATGAACTAAATAAAAGTGGGCCACCTTCAAGAGAAAATTATGAATCATCTCAAGATAGGCCTCTCTCAATAGGAAATTTTGAATCATCTAGAGGTGGACTGTCCTCAAGAGGCAATTTTGACTCCTTTAGAGGTAGGCCATCCTCAAGAGGAAATTATGACTCATTTAGAGGTGGGCCGCCTTCAAGAGGTAATTATAATTCTTCTAGAGGGGTACCTTTCTCAAGGggaaattttaattcattcagAGATGGACCACTTTCAAGAGGACATTTCGGTAACAATACCAATAAACCCAATATAGAATGGGATGACAACTATACTAAAAGTGAAGAACCAATTAAAGATTTAATAGTTCCACTTCCTACTACAAAGCAACTATATGAAGAAGCACAGCCAATCGATccagttaaaatatttgattatcgACATTTACCTACATTAAAAGTAATTCCAG GGTTATCAATGGAAACTGTGGTTCCCATTagaatttatgattataaacatGGAGGTAAACGCATACTACCATGGCAAGATAGAG GTTATAGCAGAAGAAATTCAAATCGTACAAGGGATTTAATTGAACAAGAag attcTATCCAAGATCATACTGatgatgatttaaataaaaataaagaaacattaGTTATGAACCCAACAGTGAGCGTAAATG atATTTCTTCAGATAAAGTAGAATCaaatgttgataataaaaaagatGATGAAATTATTGAAGAAACATCTATTACAATAGATACTACAACAATTTTGGATGATGAGGAGGATAAGGAAAAAGAACTGCAGcctaatattgaaattattgatatatgtgCGCCATCTCCACCTAAAGTGTCTAAGGTCAATGAAATAGAAAAATCATCTAATCGACAGTTATTAACCATTGAGACATTATTATGTCCACCTGGTCGACTTAATAGACCatctaaaatagttataatactaaGAGGTTTACCTGGCTCAGGAAAATCACACGTTGCAAAACTAATCAAA gaGAAAGAACTAGCAATGGGAGGTCAAGCTCCTAGAATATTATCATTAGATGATTATTTCATGACAGAAgttacaaaaattgaaattgatcCAGAAACCAATAAAAAAGTAGAAAGaaag GTTATGGAATATGAACATGATTCTGCCAATGAAAATTTATACCGAACGTCCTttataaaagcatttaaaaaaaaaattttggaaaattatttttcattttatattattgatgccattaataataaagtgtcatattataaagaaataatagaGATTTCCCGAATGAATGGGTTTACT gtctatattattgaattagaaTCTGATATTGATTTGtgtatcaaacataatattcataatagaaCAGCTCatgatattaatagtataatgagATCTTGGGTTAAAACACCTTCTGATCAAATACTGTTGGATATAAGGTCATTACTTTCACCTTCAGAAAACGAG atggAAATGGAAGATGTCTCAGATATTGAAATGGAAGTGGATAAAGGCGATGAGGCCATTGACGACAGAAGTTCTgaagaaaatagaaatattgaatttgaagAAGAG ttttttgttttgtttcagaaaaagattattgaaaaatatttgggACCAGACGAGTTCAAAGCTTGTCGCTGGGTGAATAAGATAATCTTGACGGACTTTCGAACATCTCCAGCAcaataa
- the LOC132919548 gene encoding uncharacterized protein LOC132919548 isoform X1, translated as MYPTPWTTSVPPPTSIKPIVNSYENNMQTYPFFGANTMQNISMNQPLQPNAIDPAMVQKWQEWKRWEVWQQQFQQWQQQTGQISSATTQPVPPPMPPSQSLPPSQPPPIAFQNQHYSYHQPGPPLPLSNQSQQNTINNEVGMKRGLEPEFQSEKKIKIDIGNNKKEIELSDETEALFEEQFKSWEEQFLKWKEQNKNHPDKVQYLEYEKKWINWRDHLKQKCEVLKKKRELKLIEKKKEAIQVEENKLLPQQILGYNPMMSNVSNLTNEPPPGPPPPLHQSHNNLTPPSKSENQIPGLDLASNNENSSKGFLNVSRILPQNQIRPIQTPDDKPFNFPKSIINLSTLNSHPINISHDKMNQPPISMYQNSSNWSKYNNPGTYHNQLPPDVDNSSISSFSQQTDVDSRLPYDGDKPNSNYNSSQNSSSINYRRPLLEGSYNKLSSETSTLCNKLPDDQSYNRNFNSPSSNFHGYNQTKGNVSDFNNFSRLPEKSNTPYQQSKPCLNTTPSKPPSLLSLNLVKPISLDNTGNFLETKNDAPDRYERNWNIADEEDDPENEYMEAHKKFSSEPFDDQHDEDEQFSNKQHRNMYNENHYSREKSDTKHFNNDYLRQSRESQIMRNTENKYILPNSQFSRNINQSYSQEMPTLKNNEDDYFKTQNNTRNTDQRFSTGTSLSNNNVEEYSNKPIIDENNFVSQKGNYELNKSGPPSRENYESSQDRPLSIGNFESSRGGLSSRGNFDSFRGRPSSRGNYDSFRGGPPSRGNYNSSRGVPFSRGNFNSFRDGPLSRGHFGNNTNKPNIEWDDNYTKSEEPIKDLIVPLPTTKQLYEEAQPIDPVKIFDYRHLPTLKVIPGLSMETVVPIRIYDYKHGGKRILPWQDRGYSRRNSNRTRDLIEQEDSIQDHTDDDLNKNKETLVMNPTVSVNDISSDKVESNVDNKKDDEIIEETSITIDTTTILDDEEDKEKELQPNIEIIDICAPSPPKVSKVNEIEKSSNRQLLTIETLLCPPGRLNRPSKIVIILRGLPGSGKSHVAKLIKEKELAMGGQAPRILSLDDYFMTEVTKIEIDPETNKKVERKVMEYEHDSANENLYRTSFIKAFKKKILENYFSFYIIDAINNKVSYYKEIIEISRMNGFTVYIIELESDIDLCIKHNIHNRTAHDINSIMRSWVKTPSDQILLDIRSLLSPSENEMEMEDVSDIEMEVDKGDEAIDDRSSEENRNIEFEEEDVMKLLSCKWTDTIPQEEKMKRLDGLCKKKPESSIKEWLQIPEDNDSVSELVVVNDGKKRVRWADMEERREQEKMRAIGFVVGQTDWNRMLGRDQGESKLTQTKYI; from the exons atgGTGCAAAAATGGCAAGAATGGAAAAGATGGGAGGTATGGCAACAACAATTTCAACAATGGCAACAACag ACTGGACAAATTTCTTCTGCAACCACACAACCAGTGCCTCCTCCAATGCCTCCAAGTCAATCATTACCACCGTCACAACCCCCTCCAATCGCATTTCAAAATCAACACTATTCTTATCATCAACCAGGACCACCCTTACCACTATCTAATCAATCTCAACAA aacacaataaataatgaagTTGGAATGAAACGAGGATTAGAACCTGAATttcaaagtgaaaaaaaaataaaaattgatataggcaacaataaaaaagaaattgaatTAAGTGATGAAACTGAAGCTTTATTTGAGGAACAGTTTAAATCATGGGAAGAACAATTTCTTAAGTGgaaagaacaaaataaaaaccatccagataaa GTTCAGTATTTagagtatgaaaaaaaatggataaattGGCGTGATCATTTAAAACAGAAGTgtgaagtattaaaaaaaaagagggaactaaaattaattgaaaagaag aaAGAAGCTATTCAAGTggaagaaaataaattactaccCCAGCAAATATTAGGTTACAATCCCATGATGTcaaatgtttcaaatttaacTAATGAACCACCTCCAGGACCACCACCTCCATTACATCAatca cataataatttaacaccACCTTCAAAATCTGAAAATCAAATACCTGGATTGGATTTAGCTAGTAATAATGAAAATTCATCAAAGGGATTTCTAAATGTATCAAGAATTCTTCCACAAAATCAAATTAGACCAATTCAAACACCAGATGACAAGCcatttaattttccaaaaagtattataaaccTTTCAACATTAAACTCACATCCAATTAATATATCTCATGACAAAATGAATCAACCACCTATATCTATGTACCAGAATTCTTCTAATTGGTCAAAGTATAATAATCCTGGGACGTATCATAATCAATTACCACCAGATGTTGATAACAGCTCAATATCTAGCTTTAGTCAACAAACTGATGTTGATTCTCGACTACCATATGATGGAGATAAgcctaattcaaattataatagttcACAAAATTCATCTAGTATTAATTATAGAAGACCATTATTGGAAGGATCCTATAATAAACTATCAAGCGAAACTAGTACACTGTGTAATAAGCTCCCTGATGATCAATCATATAACAGAAATTTTAACTCACCATCAAGTAACTTCCACGGTTATAACCAAACAAAGGGAAATGTCTCCGACTTTAACAATTTCAGCAGATTGCCAGAAAAATCTAACACTCCTTATCAACAATCAAAACCATGTTTGAACACAACACCTTCAAAGCCACCTTCTTTGTTGAGCCTGAACTTAGTTAAACCCATTTCATTAG ataacacAGGAAACTTCTTGGAAACCAAGAATGATGCACCAGatag ATATGAAAGAAACTGGAATATTGCTGACGAAGAAGATGATCCAGAAAATGAATATATGGAGGcacataaaaaatttagttcAGAACCATTTGATGATCAACATGATGAAGATGAACAGTTTTCAAATAAACAACAcagaaatatgtataatgaaaatCATTATTCTAGAGAAAAATCagatacaaaacattttaataatgattacttACGTCAATCAAGAGAATCCCAAATCATGagaaatactgaaaataaatatatcctaCCAAATTCCCAATTTTCTAGGAATATTAATCAAAGTTATTCTCAAGAAATgccaacattaaaaaataatgaagatGATTACtttaaaactcaaaataataCAAGAAATACAGATCAAAGATTTTCCACGGGAACATcactttcaaataataatgttgaagAGTATTCAAATAAACCCattattgatgaaaataattttgtttcgcAAAAAGGTAATTATGAACTAAATAAAAGTGGGCCACCTTCAAGAGAAAATTATGAATCATCTCAAGATAGGCCTCTCTCAATAGGAAATTTTGAATCATCTAGAGGTGGACTGTCCTCAAGAGGCAATTTTGACTCCTTTAGAGGTAGGCCATCCTCAAGAGGAAATTATGACTCATTTAGAGGTGGGCCGCCTTCAAGAGGTAATTATAATTCTTCTAGAGGGGTACCTTTCTCAAGGggaaattttaattcattcagAGATGGACCACTTTCAAGAGGACATTTCGGTAACAATACCAATAAACCCAATATAGAATGGGATGACAACTATACTAAAAGTGAAGAACCAATTAAAGATTTAATAGTTCCACTTCCTACTACAAAGCAACTATATGAAGAAGCACAGCCAATCGATccagttaaaatatttgattatcgACATTTACCTACATTAAAAGTAATTCCAG GGTTATCAATGGAAACTGTGGTTCCCATTagaatttatgattataaacatGGAGGTAAACGCATACTACCATGGCAAGATAGAG GTTATAGCAGAAGAAATTCAAATCGTACAAGGGATTTAATTGAACAAGAag attcTATCCAAGATCATACTGatgatgatttaaataaaaataaagaaacattaGTTATGAACCCAACAGTGAGCGTAAATG atATTTCTTCAGATAAAGTAGAATCaaatgttgataataaaaaagatGATGAAATTATTGAAGAAACATCTATTACAATAGATACTACAACAATTTTGGATGATGAGGAGGATAAGGAAAAAGAACTGCAGcctaatattgaaattattgatatatgtgCGCCATCTCCACCTAAAGTGTCTAAGGTCAATGAAATAGAAAAATCATCTAATCGACAGTTATTAACCATTGAGACATTATTATGTCCACCTGGTCGACTTAATAGACCatctaaaatagttataatactaaGAGGTTTACCTGGCTCAGGAAAATCACACGTTGCAAAACTAATCAAA gaGAAAGAACTAGCAATGGGAGGTCAAGCTCCTAGAATATTATCATTAGATGATTATTTCATGACAGAAgttacaaaaattgaaattgatcCAGAAACCAATAAAAAAGTAGAAAGaaag GTTATGGAATATGAACATGATTCTGCCAATGAAAATTTATACCGAACGTCCTttataaaagcatttaaaaaaaaaattttggaaaattatttttcattttatattattgatgccattaataataaagtgtcatattataaagaaataatagaGATTTCCCGAATGAATGGGTTTACT gtctatattattgaattagaaTCTGATATTGATTTGtgtatcaaacataatattcataatagaaCAGCTCatgatattaatagtataatgagATCTTGGGTTAAAACACCTTCTGATCAAATACTGTTGGATATAAGGTCATTACTTTCACCTTCAGAAAACGAG atggAAATGGAAGATGTCTCAGATATTGAAATGGAAGTGGATAAAGGCGATGAGGCCATTGACGACAGAAGTTCTgaagaaaatagaaatattgaatttgaagAAGAG GACGTCATGAAATTATTGTCTTGCAAATGGACTGATACTATTCCACAAGAAGAAAAGATGa aaaGATTGGATGGTCTATGCAAGAAAAAACCAGAAAGCTCAATTAAAGAATGGCTGCAAATACCTGAAGATAATGATTCCGTTAGTGAACTAGTAGTCGTAAATGATGGAAAAAAAAGG GTTCGTTGGGCTGATATGGAAGAACGGCGCGAACAGGAAAAAATGCGTGCTATAGGCTTTGTTGTTGGGCAAACAGATTGGAATCGGATGTTAGGCCGGGATCAAGGTGAAAGCAAGTtaacacaaacaaaatatatataa